From the Takifugu flavidus isolate HTHZ2018 chromosome 12, ASM371156v2, whole genome shotgun sequence genome, one window contains:
- the sh3bgr gene encoding SH3 domain-binding glutamic acid-rich protein isoform X1, whose product MVIKVFLATSSGSTAIKKKQQDVVGFLEALKVDYTELDIACNEENRMWMRQNVPTEMKPSNGIPLPPQIFNDDSYCGDYDTFFNAKEDNTVFAFLGLPPPPGSKEAQQMHIVENGTHTEGADGSADDPTEVPVEECNGETQTDGGEEEGESGQEEEGEAADEEAPADEDEELEETDEQAQAEEDEQQDEEADDDRDEEDLHSEDEEELQQLQEEEEAEAQEVYLQEEAEEEQEVEAE is encoded by the exons ATGGTGATTAAGGTCTTTCTGGCAACTTCTTCTGGATCCACAGCG ATCAAAAAGAAACAGCAGGATGTGGTTGGCTTCCTCGAGGCCCTGAAGGTGGACTACACGGAGCTGGACATCGCCTGCAATGAGGAGAACCGCATGTGGATGAGGCAGAACGTTCCCACAGAAATGAAGCCCAGCAACGGCATCCCGCTGCCCCCCCAGATCTTCAACGACGACAGCTACTGTGGA gactATGACACGTTCTTCAATGCTAAGGAGGACAACACAGTGTTCGCTTTCCTGggtctgcctcctcctcctgggtcaaag GAGGCACAGCAGATGCACATTGTGGAGAACGGGACTCACACTGAAGGAGCTGATGGCAGCGCTGATGATCCAACA GAGGttccagtggaggagtgcaacgGGGAAACCCAGACTgatggtggagaggaggaaggtgagagtggccaggaggaagagggtgagGCTGCAGATGAAGAGGCCCCTGCAGACGAAGATGAGGAATTAGAAGAAACAGATGAG CAGGCCCAGGCTGAGGAAGATGAGCAG caggacgAAGAAGCTGATGATGACCGG GATGAAGAGGATTTGCACTCAGAG GATGAAGAAGAGCTCCAACAGCTTCAG gaggaagaagaggctgaAGCACAAGAGGTATATTTAC aagaagaggcagaagaagaaCAG gAAGTAGAGGCTGAGTAG
- the sh3bgr gene encoding SH3 domain-binding glutamic acid-rich protein isoform X32 produces MVIKVFLATSSGSTAIKKKQQDVVGFLEALKVDYTELDIACNEENRMWMRQNVPTEMKPSNGIPLPPQIFNDDSYCGDYDTFFNAKEDNTVFAFLGLPPPPGSKQAQAEEDEQQDEEADDDREEEEAEAQEGEEEEAEEEQEVEAE; encoded by the exons ATGGTGATTAAGGTCTTTCTGGCAACTTCTTCTGGATCCACAGCG ATCAAAAAGAAACAGCAGGATGTGGTTGGCTTCCTCGAGGCCCTGAAGGTGGACTACACGGAGCTGGACATCGCCTGCAATGAGGAGAACCGCATGTGGATGAGGCAGAACGTTCCCACAGAAATGAAGCCCAGCAACGGCATCCCGCTGCCCCCCCAGATCTTCAACGACGACAGCTACTGTGGA gactATGACACGTTCTTCAATGCTAAGGAGGACAACACAGTGTTCGCTTTCCTGggtctgcctcctcctcctgggtcaaag CAGGCCCAGGCTGAGGAAGATGAGCAG caggacgAAGAAGCTGATGATGACCGG gaggaagaagaggctgaAGCACAAGAG ggagaagaagaagaggcagaagaagaaCAG gAAGTAGAGGCTGAGTAG
- the sh3bgr gene encoding SH3 domain-binding glutamic acid-rich protein isoform X27 gives MVIKVFLATSSGSTAIKKKQQDVVGFLEALKVDYTELDIACNEENRMWMRQNVPTEMKPSNGIPLPPQIFNDDSYCGDYDTFFNAKEDNTVFAFLGLPPPPGSKEAQQMHIVENGTHTEGADGSADDPTQAQAEEDEQDEEADDDREEEEAEAQEVYLQEEAEEEQEVEAE, from the exons ATGGTGATTAAGGTCTTTCTGGCAACTTCTTCTGGATCCACAGCG ATCAAAAAGAAACAGCAGGATGTGGTTGGCTTCCTCGAGGCCCTGAAGGTGGACTACACGGAGCTGGACATCGCCTGCAATGAGGAGAACCGCATGTGGATGAGGCAGAACGTTCCCACAGAAATGAAGCCCAGCAACGGCATCCCGCTGCCCCCCCAGATCTTCAACGACGACAGCTACTGTGGA gactATGACACGTTCTTCAATGCTAAGGAGGACAACACAGTGTTCGCTTTCCTGggtctgcctcctcctcctgggtcaaag GAGGCACAGCAGATGCACATTGTGGAGAACGGGACTCACACTGAAGGAGCTGATGGCAGCGCTGATGATCCAACA CAGGCCCAGGCTGAGGAAGATGAGCAG gacgAAGAAGCTGATGATGACCGG gaggaagaagaggctgaAGCACAAGAGGTATATTTAC aagaagaggcagaagaagaaCAG gAAGTAGAGGCTGAGTAG
- the sh3bgr gene encoding SH3 domain-binding glutamic acid-rich protein isoform X9: protein MVIKVFLATSSGSTAIKKKQQDVVGFLEALKVDYTELDIACNEENRMWMRQNVPTEMKPSNGIPLPPQIFNDDSYCGDYDTFFNAKEDNTVFAFLGLPPPPGSKEAQQMHIVENGTHTEGADGSADDPTEVPVEECNGETQTDGGEEEGESGQEEEGEAADEEAPADEDEELEETDEQAQAEEDEQQDEEADDDRDEEDLHSEEEEEAEAQEVYLQEEAEEEQEVEAE from the exons ATGGTGATTAAGGTCTTTCTGGCAACTTCTTCTGGATCCACAGCG ATCAAAAAGAAACAGCAGGATGTGGTTGGCTTCCTCGAGGCCCTGAAGGTGGACTACACGGAGCTGGACATCGCCTGCAATGAGGAGAACCGCATGTGGATGAGGCAGAACGTTCCCACAGAAATGAAGCCCAGCAACGGCATCCCGCTGCCCCCCCAGATCTTCAACGACGACAGCTACTGTGGA gactATGACACGTTCTTCAATGCTAAGGAGGACAACACAGTGTTCGCTTTCCTGggtctgcctcctcctcctgggtcaaag GAGGCACAGCAGATGCACATTGTGGAGAACGGGACTCACACTGAAGGAGCTGATGGCAGCGCTGATGATCCAACA GAGGttccagtggaggagtgcaacgGGGAAACCCAGACTgatggtggagaggaggaaggtgagagtggccaggaggaagagggtgagGCTGCAGATGAAGAGGCCCCTGCAGACGAAGATGAGGAATTAGAAGAAACAGATGAG CAGGCCCAGGCTGAGGAAGATGAGCAG caggacgAAGAAGCTGATGATGACCGG GATGAAGAGGATTTGCACTCAGAG gaggaagaagaggctgaAGCACAAGAGGTATATTTAC aagaagaggcagaagaagaaCAG gAAGTAGAGGCTGAGTAG
- the sh3bgr gene encoding SH3 domain-binding glutamic acid-rich protein isoform X11 codes for MVIKVFLATSSGSTAIKKKQQDVVGFLEALKVDYTELDIACNEENRMWMRQNVPTEMKPSNGIPLPPQIFNDDSYCGDYDTFFNAKEDNTVFAFLGLPPPPGSKEAQQMHIVENGTHTEGADGSADDPTEVPVEECNGETQTDGGEEEGESGQEEEGEAADEEAPADEDEELEETDEQAQAEEDEQQDEEADDDRDEEDLHSEEEEEAEAQEGEEEEAEEEQEVEAE; via the exons ATGGTGATTAAGGTCTTTCTGGCAACTTCTTCTGGATCCACAGCG ATCAAAAAGAAACAGCAGGATGTGGTTGGCTTCCTCGAGGCCCTGAAGGTGGACTACACGGAGCTGGACATCGCCTGCAATGAGGAGAACCGCATGTGGATGAGGCAGAACGTTCCCACAGAAATGAAGCCCAGCAACGGCATCCCGCTGCCCCCCCAGATCTTCAACGACGACAGCTACTGTGGA gactATGACACGTTCTTCAATGCTAAGGAGGACAACACAGTGTTCGCTTTCCTGggtctgcctcctcctcctgggtcaaag GAGGCACAGCAGATGCACATTGTGGAGAACGGGACTCACACTGAAGGAGCTGATGGCAGCGCTGATGATCCAACA GAGGttccagtggaggagtgcaacgGGGAAACCCAGACTgatggtggagaggaggaaggtgagagtggccaggaggaagagggtgagGCTGCAGATGAAGAGGCCCCTGCAGACGAAGATGAGGAATTAGAAGAAACAGATGAG CAGGCCCAGGCTGAGGAAGATGAGCAG caggacgAAGAAGCTGATGATGACCGG GATGAAGAGGATTTGCACTCAGAG gaggaagaagaggctgaAGCACAAGAG ggagaagaagaagaggcagaagaagaaCAG gAAGTAGAGGCTGAGTAG
- the sh3bgr gene encoding SH3 domain-binding glutamic acid-rich protein isoform X31: MVIKVFLATSSGSTAIKKKQQDVVGFLEALKVDYTELDIACNEENRMWMRQNVPTEMKPSNGIPLPPQIFNDDSYCGDYDTFFNAKEDNTVFAFLGLPPPPGSKQAQAEEDEQQDEEADDDREEEEAEAQEVYLQEEAEEEQEVEAE, translated from the exons ATGGTGATTAAGGTCTTTCTGGCAACTTCTTCTGGATCCACAGCG ATCAAAAAGAAACAGCAGGATGTGGTTGGCTTCCTCGAGGCCCTGAAGGTGGACTACACGGAGCTGGACATCGCCTGCAATGAGGAGAACCGCATGTGGATGAGGCAGAACGTTCCCACAGAAATGAAGCCCAGCAACGGCATCCCGCTGCCCCCCCAGATCTTCAACGACGACAGCTACTGTGGA gactATGACACGTTCTTCAATGCTAAGGAGGACAACACAGTGTTCGCTTTCCTGggtctgcctcctcctcctgggtcaaag CAGGCCCAGGCTGAGGAAGATGAGCAG caggacgAAGAAGCTGATGATGACCGG gaggaagaagaggctgaAGCACAAGAGGTATATTTAC aagaagaggcagaagaagaaCAG gAAGTAGAGGCTGAGTAG
- the sh3bgr gene encoding SH3 domain-binding glutamic acid-rich protein isoform X5: MVIKVFLATSSGSTAIKKKQQDVVGFLEALKVDYTELDIACNEENRMWMRQNVPTEMKPSNGIPLPPQIFNDDSYCGDYDTFFNAKEDNTVFAFLGLPPPPGSKEAQQMHIVENGTHTEGADGSADDPTEVPVEECNGETQTDGGEEEGESGQEEEGEAADEEAPADEDEELEETDEQAQAEEDEQQDEEADDDRDEEDLHSEDEEELQQLQEEEEAEAQEVYLQAEEEQEVEAE, from the exons ATGGTGATTAAGGTCTTTCTGGCAACTTCTTCTGGATCCACAGCG ATCAAAAAGAAACAGCAGGATGTGGTTGGCTTCCTCGAGGCCCTGAAGGTGGACTACACGGAGCTGGACATCGCCTGCAATGAGGAGAACCGCATGTGGATGAGGCAGAACGTTCCCACAGAAATGAAGCCCAGCAACGGCATCCCGCTGCCCCCCCAGATCTTCAACGACGACAGCTACTGTGGA gactATGACACGTTCTTCAATGCTAAGGAGGACAACACAGTGTTCGCTTTCCTGggtctgcctcctcctcctgggtcaaag GAGGCACAGCAGATGCACATTGTGGAGAACGGGACTCACACTGAAGGAGCTGATGGCAGCGCTGATGATCCAACA GAGGttccagtggaggagtgcaacgGGGAAACCCAGACTgatggtggagaggaggaaggtgagagtggccaggaggaagagggtgagGCTGCAGATGAAGAGGCCCCTGCAGACGAAGATGAGGAATTAGAAGAAACAGATGAG CAGGCCCAGGCTGAGGAAGATGAGCAG caggacgAAGAAGCTGATGATGACCGG GATGAAGAGGATTTGCACTCAGAG GATGAAGAAGAGCTCCAACAGCTTCAG gaggaagaagaggctgaAGCACAAGAGGTATATTTAC aggcagaagaagaaCAG gAAGTAGAGGCTGAGTAG
- the sh3bgr gene encoding SH3 domain-binding glutamic acid-rich protein isoform X7 → MVIKVFLATSSGSTAIKKKQQDVVGFLEALKVDYTELDIACNEENRMWMRQNVPTEMKPSNGIPLPPQIFNDDSYCGDYDTFFNAKEDNTVFAFLGLPPPPGSKEAQQMHIVENGTHTEGADGSADDPTEVPVEECNGETQTDGGEEEGESGQEEEGEAADEEAPADEDEELEETDEQAQAEEDEQQDEEADDDRDEEELQQLQEEEEAEAQEVYLQEEAEEEQEVEAE, encoded by the exons ATGGTGATTAAGGTCTTTCTGGCAACTTCTTCTGGATCCACAGCG ATCAAAAAGAAACAGCAGGATGTGGTTGGCTTCCTCGAGGCCCTGAAGGTGGACTACACGGAGCTGGACATCGCCTGCAATGAGGAGAACCGCATGTGGATGAGGCAGAACGTTCCCACAGAAATGAAGCCCAGCAACGGCATCCCGCTGCCCCCCCAGATCTTCAACGACGACAGCTACTGTGGA gactATGACACGTTCTTCAATGCTAAGGAGGACAACACAGTGTTCGCTTTCCTGggtctgcctcctcctcctgggtcaaag GAGGCACAGCAGATGCACATTGTGGAGAACGGGACTCACACTGAAGGAGCTGATGGCAGCGCTGATGATCCAACA GAGGttccagtggaggagtgcaacgGGGAAACCCAGACTgatggtggagaggaggaaggtgagagtggccaggaggaagagggtgagGCTGCAGATGAAGAGGCCCCTGCAGACGAAGATGAGGAATTAGAAGAAACAGATGAG CAGGCCCAGGCTGAGGAAGATGAGCAG caggacgAAGAAGCTGATGATGACCGG GATGAAGAAGAGCTCCAACAGCTTCAG gaggaagaagaggctgaAGCACAAGAGGTATATTTAC aagaagaggcagaagaagaaCAG gAAGTAGAGGCTGAGTAG
- the sh3bgr gene encoding SH3 domain-binding glutamic acid-rich protein isoform X8, with amino-acid sequence MVIKVFLATSSGSTAIKKKQQDVVGFLEALKVDYTELDIACNEENRMWMRQNVPTEMKPSNGIPLPPQIFNDDSYCGDYDTFFNAKEDNTVFAFLGLPPPPGSKEAQQMHIVENGTHTEGADGSADDPTEVPVEECNGETQTDGGEEEGESGQEEEGEAADEEAPADEDEELEETDEQAQAEEDEQQDEEADDDRDEEELQQLQEEEEAEAQEGEEEEAEEEQEVEAE; translated from the exons ATGGTGATTAAGGTCTTTCTGGCAACTTCTTCTGGATCCACAGCG ATCAAAAAGAAACAGCAGGATGTGGTTGGCTTCCTCGAGGCCCTGAAGGTGGACTACACGGAGCTGGACATCGCCTGCAATGAGGAGAACCGCATGTGGATGAGGCAGAACGTTCCCACAGAAATGAAGCCCAGCAACGGCATCCCGCTGCCCCCCCAGATCTTCAACGACGACAGCTACTGTGGA gactATGACACGTTCTTCAATGCTAAGGAGGACAACACAGTGTTCGCTTTCCTGggtctgcctcctcctcctgggtcaaag GAGGCACAGCAGATGCACATTGTGGAGAACGGGACTCACACTGAAGGAGCTGATGGCAGCGCTGATGATCCAACA GAGGttccagtggaggagtgcaacgGGGAAACCCAGACTgatggtggagaggaggaaggtgagagtggccaggaggaagagggtgagGCTGCAGATGAAGAGGCCCCTGCAGACGAAGATGAGGAATTAGAAGAAACAGATGAG CAGGCCCAGGCTGAGGAAGATGAGCAG caggacgAAGAAGCTGATGATGACCGG GATGAAGAAGAGCTCCAACAGCTTCAG gaggaagaagaggctgaAGCACAAGAG ggagaagaagaagaggcagaagaagaaCAG gAAGTAGAGGCTGAGTAG
- the sh3bgr gene encoding SH3 domain-binding glutamic acid-rich protein isoform X14 yields MVIKVFLATSSGSTAIKKKQQDVVGFLEALKVDYTELDIACNEENRMWMRQNVPTEMKPSNGIPLPPQIFNDDSYCGDYDTFFNAKEDNTVFAFLGLPPPPGSKEAQQMHIVENGTHTEGADGSADDPTEVPVEECNGETQTDGGEEEGESGQEEEGEAADEEAPADEDEELEETDEQAQAEEDEQQDEEADDDRDEEELQQLQEEEEAEAQEVYLQAEEEQEVEAE; encoded by the exons ATGGTGATTAAGGTCTTTCTGGCAACTTCTTCTGGATCCACAGCG ATCAAAAAGAAACAGCAGGATGTGGTTGGCTTCCTCGAGGCCCTGAAGGTGGACTACACGGAGCTGGACATCGCCTGCAATGAGGAGAACCGCATGTGGATGAGGCAGAACGTTCCCACAGAAATGAAGCCCAGCAACGGCATCCCGCTGCCCCCCCAGATCTTCAACGACGACAGCTACTGTGGA gactATGACACGTTCTTCAATGCTAAGGAGGACAACACAGTGTTCGCTTTCCTGggtctgcctcctcctcctgggtcaaag GAGGCACAGCAGATGCACATTGTGGAGAACGGGACTCACACTGAAGGAGCTGATGGCAGCGCTGATGATCCAACA GAGGttccagtggaggagtgcaacgGGGAAACCCAGACTgatggtggagaggaggaaggtgagagtggccaggaggaagagggtgagGCTGCAGATGAAGAGGCCCCTGCAGACGAAGATGAGGAATTAGAAGAAACAGATGAG CAGGCCCAGGCTGAGGAAGATGAGCAG caggacgAAGAAGCTGATGATGACCGG GATGAAGAAGAGCTCCAACAGCTTCAG gaggaagaagaggctgaAGCACAAGAGGTATATTTAC aggcagaagaagaaCAG gAAGTAGAGGCTGAGTAG
- the sh3bgr gene encoding SH3 domain-binding glutamic acid-rich protein isoform X15, which translates to MVIKVFLATSSGSTAIKKKQQDVVGFLEALKVDYTELDIACNEENRMWMRQNVPTEMKPSNGIPLPPQIFNDDSYCGDYDTFFNAKEDNTVFAFLGLPPPPGSKEAQQMHIVENGTHTEGADGSADDPTEVPVEECNGETQTDGGEEEGESGQEEEGEAADEEAPADEDEELEETDEQAQAEEDEQQDEEADDDREEEEAEAQEVYLQEEAEEEQEVEAE; encoded by the exons ATGGTGATTAAGGTCTTTCTGGCAACTTCTTCTGGATCCACAGCG ATCAAAAAGAAACAGCAGGATGTGGTTGGCTTCCTCGAGGCCCTGAAGGTGGACTACACGGAGCTGGACATCGCCTGCAATGAGGAGAACCGCATGTGGATGAGGCAGAACGTTCCCACAGAAATGAAGCCCAGCAACGGCATCCCGCTGCCCCCCCAGATCTTCAACGACGACAGCTACTGTGGA gactATGACACGTTCTTCAATGCTAAGGAGGACAACACAGTGTTCGCTTTCCTGggtctgcctcctcctcctgggtcaaag GAGGCACAGCAGATGCACATTGTGGAGAACGGGACTCACACTGAAGGAGCTGATGGCAGCGCTGATGATCCAACA GAGGttccagtggaggagtgcaacgGGGAAACCCAGACTgatggtggagaggaggaaggtgagagtggccaggaggaagagggtgagGCTGCAGATGAAGAGGCCCCTGCAGACGAAGATGAGGAATTAGAAGAAACAGATGAG CAGGCCCAGGCTGAGGAAGATGAGCAG caggacgAAGAAGCTGATGATGACCGG gaggaagaagaggctgaAGCACAAGAGGTATATTTAC aagaagaggcagaagaagaaCAG gAAGTAGAGGCTGAGTAG
- the sh3bgr gene encoding SH3 domain-binding glutamic acid-rich protein isoform X2, producing MVIKVFLATSSGSTAIKKKQQDVVGFLEALKVDYTELDIACNEENRMWMRQNVPTEMKPSNGIPLPPQIFNDDSYCGDYDTFFNAKEDNTVFAFLGLPPPPGSKEAQQMHIVENGTHTEGADGSADDPTEVPVEECNGETQTDGGEEEGESGQEEEGEAADEEAPADEDEELEETDEQAQAEEDEQQDEEADDDRDEEDLHSEDEEELQQLQEEEEAEAQEGEEEEAEEEQEVEAE from the exons ATGGTGATTAAGGTCTTTCTGGCAACTTCTTCTGGATCCACAGCG ATCAAAAAGAAACAGCAGGATGTGGTTGGCTTCCTCGAGGCCCTGAAGGTGGACTACACGGAGCTGGACATCGCCTGCAATGAGGAGAACCGCATGTGGATGAGGCAGAACGTTCCCACAGAAATGAAGCCCAGCAACGGCATCCCGCTGCCCCCCCAGATCTTCAACGACGACAGCTACTGTGGA gactATGACACGTTCTTCAATGCTAAGGAGGACAACACAGTGTTCGCTTTCCTGggtctgcctcctcctcctgggtcaaag GAGGCACAGCAGATGCACATTGTGGAGAACGGGACTCACACTGAAGGAGCTGATGGCAGCGCTGATGATCCAACA GAGGttccagtggaggagtgcaacgGGGAAACCCAGACTgatggtggagaggaggaaggtgagagtggccaggaggaagagggtgagGCTGCAGATGAAGAGGCCCCTGCAGACGAAGATGAGGAATTAGAAGAAACAGATGAG CAGGCCCAGGCTGAGGAAGATGAGCAG caggacgAAGAAGCTGATGATGACCGG GATGAAGAGGATTTGCACTCAGAG GATGAAGAAGAGCTCCAACAGCTTCAG gaggaagaagaggctgaAGCACAAGAG ggagaagaagaagaggcagaagaagaaCAG gAAGTAGAGGCTGAGTAG
- the sh3bgr gene encoding SH3 domain-binding glutamic acid-rich protein isoform X18, producing the protein MVIKVFLATSSGSTAIKKKQQDVVGFLEALKVDYTELDIACNEENRMWMRQNVPTEMKPSNGIPLPPQIFNDDSYCGDYDTFFNAKEDNTVFAFLGLPPPPGSKEAQQMHIVENGTHTEGADGSADDPTEVPVEECNGETQTDGGEEEGESGQEEEGEAADEEAPADEDEELEETDEQAQAEEDEQDEEADDDREEEEAEAQEGEEEEAEEEQEVEAE; encoded by the exons ATGGTGATTAAGGTCTTTCTGGCAACTTCTTCTGGATCCACAGCG ATCAAAAAGAAACAGCAGGATGTGGTTGGCTTCCTCGAGGCCCTGAAGGTGGACTACACGGAGCTGGACATCGCCTGCAATGAGGAGAACCGCATGTGGATGAGGCAGAACGTTCCCACAGAAATGAAGCCCAGCAACGGCATCCCGCTGCCCCCCCAGATCTTCAACGACGACAGCTACTGTGGA gactATGACACGTTCTTCAATGCTAAGGAGGACAACACAGTGTTCGCTTTCCTGggtctgcctcctcctcctgggtcaaag GAGGCACAGCAGATGCACATTGTGGAGAACGGGACTCACACTGAAGGAGCTGATGGCAGCGCTGATGATCCAACA GAGGttccagtggaggagtgcaacgGGGAAACCCAGACTgatggtggagaggaggaaggtgagagtggccaggaggaagagggtgagGCTGCAGATGAAGAGGCCCCTGCAGACGAAGATGAGGAATTAGAAGAAACAGATGAG CAGGCCCAGGCTGAGGAAGATGAGCAG gacgAAGAAGCTGATGATGACCGG gaggaagaagaggctgaAGCACAAGAG ggagaagaagaagaggcagaagaagaaCAG gAAGTAGAGGCTGAGTAG
- the sh3bgr gene encoding SH3 domain-binding glutamic acid-rich protein isoform X28 yields MVIKVFLATSSGSTAIKKKQQDVVGFLEALKVDYTELDIACNEENRMWMRQNVPTEMKPSNGIPLPPQIFNDDSYCGDYDTFFNAKEDNTVFAFLGLPPPPGSKEAQQMHIVENGTHTEGADGSADDPTQAQAEEDEQDEEADDDREEEEAEAQEGEEEEAEEEQEVEAE; encoded by the exons ATGGTGATTAAGGTCTTTCTGGCAACTTCTTCTGGATCCACAGCG ATCAAAAAGAAACAGCAGGATGTGGTTGGCTTCCTCGAGGCCCTGAAGGTGGACTACACGGAGCTGGACATCGCCTGCAATGAGGAGAACCGCATGTGGATGAGGCAGAACGTTCCCACAGAAATGAAGCCCAGCAACGGCATCCCGCTGCCCCCCCAGATCTTCAACGACGACAGCTACTGTGGA gactATGACACGTTCTTCAATGCTAAGGAGGACAACACAGTGTTCGCTTTCCTGggtctgcctcctcctcctgggtcaaag GAGGCACAGCAGATGCACATTGTGGAGAACGGGACTCACACTGAAGGAGCTGATGGCAGCGCTGATGATCCAACA CAGGCCCAGGCTGAGGAAGATGAGCAG gacgAAGAAGCTGATGATGACCGG gaggaagaagaggctgaAGCACAAGAG ggagaagaagaagaggcagaagaagaaCAG gAAGTAGAGGCTGAGTAG
- the sh3bgr gene encoding SH3 domain-binding glutamic acid-rich protein isoform X23, producing the protein MVIKVFLATSSGSTAIKKKQQDVVGFLEALKVDYTELDIACNEENRMWMRQNVPTEMKPSNGIPLPPQIFNDDSYCGDYDTFFNAKEDNTVFAFLGLPPPPGSKEAQQMHIVENGTHTEGADGSADDPTQAQAEEDEQQDEEADDDRDEEELQQLQEEEEAEAQEVYLQEEAEEEQEVEAE; encoded by the exons ATGGTGATTAAGGTCTTTCTGGCAACTTCTTCTGGATCCACAGCG ATCAAAAAGAAACAGCAGGATGTGGTTGGCTTCCTCGAGGCCCTGAAGGTGGACTACACGGAGCTGGACATCGCCTGCAATGAGGAGAACCGCATGTGGATGAGGCAGAACGTTCCCACAGAAATGAAGCCCAGCAACGGCATCCCGCTGCCCCCCCAGATCTTCAACGACGACAGCTACTGTGGA gactATGACACGTTCTTCAATGCTAAGGAGGACAACACAGTGTTCGCTTTCCTGggtctgcctcctcctcctgggtcaaag GAGGCACAGCAGATGCACATTGTGGAGAACGGGACTCACACTGAAGGAGCTGATGGCAGCGCTGATGATCCAACA CAGGCCCAGGCTGAGGAAGATGAGCAG caggacgAAGAAGCTGATGATGACCGG GATGAAGAAGAGCTCCAACAGCTTCAG gaggaagaagaggctgaAGCACAAGAGGTATATTTAC aagaagaggcagaagaagaaCAG gAAGTAGAGGCTGAGTAG
- the sh3bgr gene encoding SH3 domain-binding glutamic acid-rich protein isoform X33, which translates to MVIKVFLATSSGSTAIKKKQQDVVGFLEALKVDYTELDIACNEENRMWMRQNVPTEMKPSNGIPLPPQIFNDDSYCGDYDTFFNAKEDNTVFAFLGLPPPPGSKQAQAEEDEQDEEADDDREEEEAEAQEVYLQEEAEEEQEVEAE; encoded by the exons ATGGTGATTAAGGTCTTTCTGGCAACTTCTTCTGGATCCACAGCG ATCAAAAAGAAACAGCAGGATGTGGTTGGCTTCCTCGAGGCCCTGAAGGTGGACTACACGGAGCTGGACATCGCCTGCAATGAGGAGAACCGCATGTGGATGAGGCAGAACGTTCCCACAGAAATGAAGCCCAGCAACGGCATCCCGCTGCCCCCCCAGATCTTCAACGACGACAGCTACTGTGGA gactATGACACGTTCTTCAATGCTAAGGAGGACAACACAGTGTTCGCTTTCCTGggtctgcctcctcctcctgggtcaaag CAGGCCCAGGCTGAGGAAGATGAGCAG gacgAAGAAGCTGATGATGACCGG gaggaagaagaggctgaAGCACAAGAGGTATATTTAC aagaagaggcagaagaagaaCAG gAAGTAGAGGCTGAGTAG